A portion of the Macaca mulatta isolate MMU2019108-1 chromosome 4, T2T-MMU8v2.0, whole genome shotgun sequence genome contains these proteins:
- the PHF10 gene encoding PHD finger protein 10 isoform X1 codes for MAVAAALAGRGARGGRGRPPGGRAEGAGPGRRGARAAAAAAAAAAAAAGTRRRRRRRRRRGALGLMAAAAGPGAALSPRPCDSDPATPGAQSPKDDNEDNSNDGTQPSKRRRMGSGDSSRSCETSSQDLGFSYYPAENLIEYKWPPDETGEYYMLQEQVSEYLGVTSFKRKYPDLERRDLSHKEKLYLRELNVITETQCTLGLTALRSDEVIDLMIKEYPAKHAEYSVILQEKERQRITDHYKEYSQMQQQNTQKVEASKVPEYIKKAAKKAAEFNSNLNRERMEERRAYFDLQTHVIQVPQGKYKVLPTERTKVSSYPVALIPGQFQEYYKRYSPDELRYLPLNTALYEPPLDPELPALDSDGDSDDGEDGRGDEKRKNKGTSDSSSGNVSEGESAPDSQEDSFQGRQKSKDKAATPRKDGPKRSVLSKSVPGYKPKVIPNAICGICLKGKESNKKGKAESLIHCSQCENSGHPSCLDMTVELVSMIKTYPWQCMECKTCIICGQPHHEEEMMFCDVCDRGYHTFCVGLGAIPSGRWICDCCQRAPPTPRKVGRRGKNSKEG; via the exons atggcggtggcggcggcgctGGCGGGCCGCGGGGCGCGCGGCGGCAGGGGCCGGCCCCCGGGCGGGCGGGcggagggggcggggccggggcggcggggggcccgcgcggcggcggcggcggcggcggcagcggcggcggcggccgggaCGAGGCGGAGGCGACGGCGTCGGCGGCGGCGCGGGGCGCTCGGGCTGATGGCGGCGGCGGCCGGGCCCGGGGCTGCGCTGTCCCCGCGGCCGTGCGACAGCGACCCAGCTACCCCCGGAGCGCAGTCCCCGAAG GATGATAATGAAGATAATTCAAATGATGGGACCCAGCCATCCAAAAGGAGGCGAATGGGCTCAGGAGATAGTTCTAGGAGTTGTGAAACTTCAAGTCAAGATCTTGG CTTTAGTTACTATCCAGCAGAAAATTTGATAGAGTACAAATGGCCACCGGATGAAACAGGAGAATACTATATGCTTCAAGAACAAGTCAGTGAATATTTGGGTGTGACCtcctttaaaaggaaatatccag atttaGAGCGACGAGATTTGTCTCACAAGGAGAAACTCTACCTGAGAGAACTAAATGTCATTACTGAAACTCAGTGCACTCTAG GTTTAACAGCATTGCGCAGTGATGAAGTGATTGATTTAATGATAAAAGAATATCCAGCCAAAcatgctgagtattctgttattCTACAAGAAAAAGAACGTCAACGAATTACAGACCATTATAAAGAGTATTCT caaatgCAACAACAGAATACTCAGAAAGTTGAAGCCAGTAAAGTGCCTGAGTATATTAAGAAAGCTGCCAAAAAGGCAGCTGAATTTAATAGCAACTTAAACCGGGAACGCATGGAAGAAAGAAGAGCTTATTTTGACTTGCAGACACAT GTTATCCAGGTGCCTCAAGGGAAGTACAAAGTTTTGCCAACAGAGCGAACAAAGGTCAGTTCTTACCCAGTGGCTCTCATCCCCGGACAGTTCCAGGAATATTATAAAAG GTACTCACCAGATGAGCTGCGGTATCTGCCATTAAACACAGCCCTATATGAGCCCCCTCTGGATCCTGAGCTCCCTGCTCTAGACAGTGACGGTGATTCAGATGATGGCGAAGATGGTCGAGGTGACGAGAAACGGAAAAATAAAGGCACTTCG GACAGCTCCTCTGGCAATGTATCTGAAGGAGAAAGCGCTCCTGACAGCCAGGAGGACTCTTTCCAGGGAAGACAGAAATCAAAAGACAAAGCTGCCACTCCAAGAAAAGATGGTCCCAAACGTTCTGTACTGTCCAAGTCAGTTCCTGGGTACAAG CCAAAGGTCATTCCAAATGCTATATGTGGAATTTGTCTGAAGGGTAAGGAGTCCAACAAGAAAGGAAAGGCTGAATCACTTATACACTGCTCCCAATGTGAGAATAGTG GCCATCCTTCTTGCCTGGATATGACAGTGGAGCTTGTTTCTATGATTAAGACCTACCCATGGCAGTGTATGGAATGTAAAACATGCATTATATGTGGACAACCCCACCATGAAGAAGAAATGatgttctgtgatgtgtgtgaCAGAGGTTATCATACTTTTTGTGTGGGCCTTGGTGCTATTCCATCag GTCGCTGGATTTGTGACTGTTGTCAGCGGGCCCCCCCAACACCCAGGAAAGTGGGCAGAAGGGGGAAAAACAGCAAAGAGGGATAA
- the PHF10 gene encoding PHD finger protein 10 isoform X2 produces the protein MAVAAALAGRGARGGRGRPPGGRAEGAGPGRRGARAAAAAAAAAAAAAGTRRRRRRRRRRGALGLMAAAAGPGAALSPRPCDSDPATPGAQSPKDDNEDNSNDGTQPSKRRRMGSGDSSRSCETSSQDLGFSYYPAENLIEYKWPPDETGEYYMLQEQVSEYLGVTSFKRKYPERRDLSHKEKLYLRELNVITETQCTLGLTALRSDEVIDLMIKEYPAKHAEYSVILQEKERQRITDHYKEYSQMQQQNTQKVEASKVPEYIKKAAKKAAEFNSNLNRERMEERRAYFDLQTHVIQVPQGKYKVLPTERTKVSSYPVALIPGQFQEYYKRYSPDELRYLPLNTALYEPPLDPELPALDSDGDSDDGEDGRGDEKRKNKGTSDSSSGNVSEGESAPDSQEDSFQGRQKSKDKAATPRKDGPKRSVLSKSVPGYKPKVIPNAICGICLKGKESNKKGKAESLIHCSQCENSGHPSCLDMTVELVSMIKTYPWQCMECKTCIICGQPHHEEEMMFCDVCDRGYHTFCVGLGAIPSGRWICDCCQRAPPTPRKVGRRGKNSKEG, from the exons atggcggtggcggcggcgctGGCGGGCCGCGGGGCGCGCGGCGGCAGGGGCCGGCCCCCGGGCGGGCGGGcggagggggcggggccggggcggcggggggcccgcgcggcggcggcggcggcggcggcagcggcggcggcggccgggaCGAGGCGGAGGCGACGGCGTCGGCGGCGGCGCGGGGCGCTCGGGCTGATGGCGGCGGCGGCCGGGCCCGGGGCTGCGCTGTCCCCGCGGCCGTGCGACAGCGACCCAGCTACCCCCGGAGCGCAGTCCCCGAAG GATGATAATGAAGATAATTCAAATGATGGGACCCAGCCATCCAAAAGGAGGCGAATGGGCTCAGGAGATAGTTCTAGGAGTTGTGAAACTTCAAGTCAAGATCTTGG CTTTAGTTACTATCCAGCAGAAAATTTGATAGAGTACAAATGGCCACCGGATGAAACAGGAGAATACTATATGCTTCAAGAACAAGTCAGTGAATATTTGGGTGTGACCtcctttaaaaggaaatatccag AGCGACGAGATTTGTCTCACAAGGAGAAACTCTACCTGAGAGAACTAAATGTCATTACTGAAACTCAGTGCACTCTAG GTTTAACAGCATTGCGCAGTGATGAAGTGATTGATTTAATGATAAAAGAATATCCAGCCAAAcatgctgagtattctgttattCTACAAGAAAAAGAACGTCAACGAATTACAGACCATTATAAAGAGTATTCT caaatgCAACAACAGAATACTCAGAAAGTTGAAGCCAGTAAAGTGCCTGAGTATATTAAGAAAGCTGCCAAAAAGGCAGCTGAATTTAATAGCAACTTAAACCGGGAACGCATGGAAGAAAGAAGAGCTTATTTTGACTTGCAGACACAT GTTATCCAGGTGCCTCAAGGGAAGTACAAAGTTTTGCCAACAGAGCGAACAAAGGTCAGTTCTTACCCAGTGGCTCTCATCCCCGGACAGTTCCAGGAATATTATAAAAG GTACTCACCAGATGAGCTGCGGTATCTGCCATTAAACACAGCCCTATATGAGCCCCCTCTGGATCCTGAGCTCCCTGCTCTAGACAGTGACGGTGATTCAGATGATGGCGAAGATGGTCGAGGTGACGAGAAACGGAAAAATAAAGGCACTTCG GACAGCTCCTCTGGCAATGTATCTGAAGGAGAAAGCGCTCCTGACAGCCAGGAGGACTCTTTCCAGGGAAGACAGAAATCAAAAGACAAAGCTGCCACTCCAAGAAAAGATGGTCCCAAACGTTCTGTACTGTCCAAGTCAGTTCCTGGGTACAAG CCAAAGGTCATTCCAAATGCTATATGTGGAATTTGTCTGAAGGGTAAGGAGTCCAACAAGAAAGGAAAGGCTGAATCACTTATACACTGCTCCCAATGTGAGAATAGTG GCCATCCTTCTTGCCTGGATATGACAGTGGAGCTTGTTTCTATGATTAAGACCTACCCATGGCAGTGTATGGAATGTAAAACATGCATTATATGTGGACAACCCCACCATGAAGAAGAAATGatgttctgtgatgtgtgtgaCAGAGGTTATCATACTTTTTGTGTGGGCCTTGGTGCTATTCCATCag GTCGCTGGATTTGTGACTGTTGTCAGCGGGCCCCCCCAACACCCAGGAAAGTGGGCAGAAGGGGGAAAAACAGCAAAGAGGGATAA
- the C4H6orf120 gene encoding UPF0669 protein C6orf120 homolog isoform X2 produces the protein MAAPRGRAAPWTTALLLLLTSQILSPGSCADEEEVPEEWVLLHVVQGQIGAGNYSYLRLNHEGKIVLRMRSLKGDADLYVSASSLHPSFDDYELQSATCGPDAVSIPAHFRRPVGIGVYGHPSHLESEFEMKVYYDGTVEQHPFGEAAYPADGADAGQKHARAPEDASQEEESVLWTILISILKLVLEILF, from the coding sequence ATGGCCGCTCCCCGCGGGAGGGCCGCGCCCTGGACGACGGCCCTGCTGCTGCTCCTGACCTCGCAGATCCTGTCCCCGGGGAGCTGCGCGGACGAGGAGGAGGTCCCCGAGGAGTGGGTGCTCCTGCACGTCGTCCAAGGCCAGATAGGCGCCGGGAATTACAGCTACTTGCGGCTGAACCACGAGGGCAAGATAGTCCTCAGGATGCGCAGCCTCAAGGGCGATGCGGACCTGTATGTCTCGGCCAGCAGCCTGCACCCCAGCTTCGACGACTACGAGCTGCAGTCGGCCACCTGCGGACCGGACGCTGTGTCCATCCCCGCGCACTTCCGGCGCCCAGTGGGCATCGGCGTCTACGGACACCCATCCCACCTGGAGAGCGAGTTCGAGATGAAAGTGTACTACGACGGCACAGTCGAGCAGCACCCGTTCGGCGAGGCCGCCTACCCCGCCGACGGTGCAGATGCCGGCCAGAAGCACGCTCGTGCCCCGGAAGACGCCTCGCAAGAGGAGGAATCTGTTCTCTGGACGATATTAATTAGCATTTTGAAACTGGTACTTGAAATTCTCTTTTGA
- the C4H6orf120 gene encoding UPF0669 protein C6orf120 homolog isoform X1: MVTSRQPPAPTPLSLSRGSRRVLASGLLTSGPSVTSASLARLRPRVRMRKVRPLVGSGGESESAIAALPLPLVGAALGGGVSPPPPPRGLTRVGRDSPSDRPGAWTRRGPAGGRRGRAPVLSASRVPSSTDPLVDLGAEPPAMAAPRGRAAPWTTALLLLLTSQILSPGSCADEEEVPEEWVLLHVVQGQIGAGNYSYLRLNHEGKIVLRMRSLKGDADLYVSASSLHPSFDDYELQSATCGPDAVSIPAHFRRPVGIGVYGHPSHLESEFEMKVYYDGTVEQHPFGEAAYPADGADAGQKHARAPEDASQEEESVLWTILISILKLVLEILF, translated from the coding sequence ATGGTTACTAGCCGGCAGCCCCCAGCGCCCACGCCCCTTTCACTATCTCGCGGCAGCAGGCGAGTCCTCGCTTCCGGCCTGCTCACGTCCGGGCCTAGCGTCACTTCCGCCTCCCTGGCGAGGCTCCGGCCTCGGGTCCGGATGCGTAAGGTTCGGCCCCTTGTGGGGAGCGGTGGTGAGTCCGAGAGTGCCATAgcggccctgcccctgcccctggtGGGCGCCGCGCTAGGGGGAGGGGTTAGCCCACCCCCTCCTCCCCGGGGCCTCACGCGGGTGGGAAGGGACAGTCCCAGCGACAGACCCGGCGCCTGGACGCGCCGTGGCCCCGCGGGCGGACGACGGGGACGGGCTCCGGTACTGAGCGCCTCCCGTGTCCCCAGCAGCACTGACCCACTTGTAGACCTCGGAGCTGAGCCGCCAGCCATGGCCGCTCCCCGCGGGAGGGCCGCGCCCTGGACGACGGCCCTGCTGCTGCTCCTGACCTCGCAGATCCTGTCCCCGGGGAGCTGCGCGGACGAGGAGGAGGTCCCCGAGGAGTGGGTGCTCCTGCACGTCGTCCAAGGCCAGATAGGCGCCGGGAATTACAGCTACTTGCGGCTGAACCACGAGGGCAAGATAGTCCTCAGGATGCGCAGCCTCAAGGGCGATGCGGACCTGTATGTCTCGGCCAGCAGCCTGCACCCCAGCTTCGACGACTACGAGCTGCAGTCGGCCACCTGCGGACCGGACGCTGTGTCCATCCCCGCGCACTTCCGGCGCCCAGTGGGCATCGGCGTCTACGGACACCCATCCCACCTGGAGAGCGAGTTCGAGATGAAAGTGTACTACGACGGCACAGTCGAGCAGCACCCGTTCGGCGAGGCCGCCTACCCCGCCGACGGTGCAGATGCCGGCCAGAAGCACGCTCGTGCCCCGGAAGACGCCTCGCAAGAGGAGGAATCTGTTCTCTGGACGATATTAATTAGCATTTTGAAACTGGTACTTGAAATTCTCTTTTGA